In a single window of the Zea mays cultivar B73 chromosome 5, Zm-B73-REFERENCE-NAM-5.0, whole genome shotgun sequence genome:
- the LOC100280692 gene encoding aldehyde dehydrogenase family 3 member F1 isoform X1 → MGSVPEEKAKLGFGGLVGDLREVYESGRTQGLEWRQSQLRGLVRLLEEKEEEIFDVLHEDLGKHRGEAFRDEVGVLKKSVVDKLQNLKNWAAPEKAHTPLVAFPATALVVPEPLGVVLVFSCWNLPIGLALEPLSGALAAGNAVVVKPSELAPATSAFLAANIPKYLDSKAVKVVEGGPEVGEKLMEHRWDKVLFTGSSRVGRLIMAQAAKHLTPVALELGSKCPCIVDWLDSDRDSQVAVNRIIGAKWSTCSGQACIAIDYLLVEEEFAPILIEMLKSTLERFFTKPEYMARILNEKQFQRLSGFLADRRVASSVVHGGHFNPKTLSMEPTLLLNPPLDSDIMTEEIFGPLLPIITVKKIEDSIKFLRSKPKPLAIYAFTRNEKLKQRIIDETSSGSITFNDAIVQTFCSSMAWTASRSVAWGTAGSASTTASTRLTCSATRRRCSRGASSSSSCSATRRGTRPRSECSGASTASTTSRSSSRSSASGDEADGGECVNNRANRICTHTQHTVASGQLSFILIDEYVIVPSVHQNVCSVVYSFYTCLSIYRTKRYLIIMDYYLSSLCSS, encoded by the exons ATGGGGAGTGTACCGGAGGAGAAGGCCAAGCTGGGCTTCGGCGGCCTGGTGGGCGACCTGAGGGAGGTGTACGAGAGCGGCAGGACGCAGGGCCTGGAGTGGCGGCAGTCGCAGCTCAGGGGCCTCGTCAGGCTcctggaggagaaggaggaggagatCTTCGACGTGCTCCACGAGGACCTGGGGAAGCACCGCGGCGAGGCCTTCAGAGACGAG GTTGGGGTTCTGAAGAAGTCCGTCGTCGACAAGCTGCAAAACCTCAAGAACTGGGCGGCTCCGGAGAAG GCTCACACGCCGCTCGTTGCCTTCCCGGCGACCGCGCTGGTGGTGCCAGAGCCGCTCGGGGTCGTGCTCGTCTTCTCATGCTGGAACCTCCCAATAG GCCTAGCTCTGGAACCGCTCTCGGGAGCCCTGGCGGCCGGCAACGCCGTGGTGGTGAAGCCGTCGGAGCTCGCGCCGGCCACCTCGGCGTTCCTCGCGGCCAACATACCCAAGTACCTGGACTCCAAGGCCGTGAAGGTGGTGGAGGGCGGGCCGGAGGTGGGGGAGAAGCTCATGGAGCACCGATGGGACAAGGTTCTCTTCACTG GCAGCAGCCGCGTTGGGCGCCTTATCATGGCCCAGGCCGCCAAGCACCTCACCCCGGTGGCGCTGGAGCTCGGCTCCAAGTGCCCCTGCATCGTCGACTGGCTTGACAGCGACAGGGACAGCCAG GTAGCTGTGAATCGCATCATCGGAGCGAAATGGTCCACCTGTTCCGGCCAAGCCTGCATCGCCATCGACTACCTGCTGGTGGAGGAGGAGTTTGCTCCGATTCTG ATCGAGATGCTCAAGTCGACGCTGGAGAGGTTCTTCACCAAGCCAGAGTACATGGCGCGCATCCTGAACGAGAAGCAGTTCCAGAGGCTGAGCGGCTTCCTGGCCGACCGCAGGGTGGCGTCTTCCGTGGTCCACGGCGGCCACTTCAACCCCAAGACGCT GAGCATGGAGCCCACGCTTCTGCTCAACCCTCCGCTCGACTCCGACATCATGACGGAGGAGATATTCGGCCCGCTGCTCCCGATCATCACG GTGAAGAAGATCGAAGACAGCATCAAGTTCCTCAGGTCCAAGCCCAAGCCGCTGGCGATCTACGCCTTCACCAGGAACGAGAAGCTGAAGCAACGCATCATAGACGAGACGTCGTCGGGGAGCATCACGTTCAACGACGCCATCGTGCAG ACATTTTGTTCCAGTATGGCCTGGACAGCATCCCGTTCGGTGGCGTGGGGCACAGCGGGTTCGGCCAGTACCACGGCAAGTACTCGTTTGACATGTTCAGCCACAAGAAGGCGGTGCTCAAGAGGAGCTTCCTCGTCGAGTTCATGTTCCGCTACCCGCCGTGGGACGAGACCAAGATCGGAATGCTCAGGCGCGTCTACCGCTTCGACTACGTCTCGCTCTTCCTCGCGCTCATCGGCCTCAGGAGATGAAGCAGACGGCGGAGAGTGCGTGAACAATCGAGCCAACAGAATTTGCACCCACACCCAACACACAGTTGCTAGTGGTCAATTGTCGTTCATACTGATCGATGAATATGTAATTGTCCCTTCTGTACACCAAAACGTCTGTAGTGTCGTTTACTCGTTTTATACGTGTCTGTCTATTTATCGCACCAAAAGATATTTAATAATAATGGATTATTATCTTTCTAGTTTGTGCTCTTCTTGA
- the LOC100280692 gene encoding Aldehyde dehydrogenase family 3 member F1 (The RefSeq protein has 2 substitutions compared to this genomic sequence) gives MVSVPEEKAQLGFGGLVGDLREVYESGRTQGLEWRQSQLRGLVRLLEEKEEEIFDVLHEDLGKHRGEAFRDEVGVLKKSVVDKLQNLKNWAAPEKAHTPLVAFPATALVVPEPLGVVLVFSCWNLPIGLALEPLSGALAAGNAVVVKPSELAPATSAFLAANIPKYLDSKAVKVVEGGPEVGEKLMEHRWDKVLFTGSSRVGRLIMAQAAKHLTPVALELGSKCPCIVDWLDSDRDSQVAVNRIIGAKWSTCSGQACIAIDYLLVEEEFAPILIEMLKSTLERFFTKPEYMARILNEKQFQRLSGFLADRRVASSVVHGGHFNPKTLSMEPTLLLNPPLDSDIMTEEIFGPLLPIITVKKIEDSIKFLRSKPKPLAIYAFTRNEKLKQRIIDETSSGSITFNDAIVQYGLDSIPFGGVGHSGFGQYHGKYSFDMFSHKKAVLKRSFLVEFMFRYPPWDETKIGMLRRVYRFDYVSLFLALIGLRR, from the exons ATGGGGAGTGTACCGGAGGAGAAGGCCAAGCTGGGCTTCGGCGGCCTGGTGGGCGACCTGAGGGAGGTGTACGAGAGCGGCAGGACGCAGGGCCTGGAGTGGCGGCAGTCGCAGCTCAGGGGCCTCGTCAGGCTcctggaggagaaggaggaggagatCTTCGACGTGCTCCACGAGGACCTGGGGAAGCACCGCGGCGAGGCCTTCAGAGACGAG GTTGGGGTTCTGAAGAAGTCCGTCGTCGACAAGCTGCAAAACCTCAAGAACTGGGCGGCTCCGGAGAAG GCTCACACGCCGCTCGTTGCCTTCCCGGCGACCGCGCTGGTGGTGCCAGAGCCGCTCGGGGTCGTGCTCGTCTTCTCATGCTGGAACCTCCCAATAG GCCTAGCTCTGGAACCGCTCTCGGGAGCCCTGGCGGCCGGCAACGCCGTGGTGGTGAAGCCGTCGGAGCTCGCGCCGGCCACCTCGGCGTTCCTCGCGGCCAACATACCCAAGTACCTGGACTCCAAGGCCGTGAAGGTGGTGGAGGGCGGGCCGGAGGTGGGGGAGAAGCTCATGGAGCACCGATGGGACAAGGTTCTCTTCACTG GCAGCAGCCGCGTTGGGCGCCTTATCATGGCCCAGGCCGCCAAGCACCTCACCCCGGTGGCGCTGGAGCTCGGCTCCAAGTGCCCCTGCATCGTCGACTGGCTTGACAGCGACAGGGACAGCCAG GTAGCTGTGAATCGCATCATCGGAGCGAAATGGTCCACCTGTTCCGGCCAAGCCTGCATCGCCATCGACTACCTGCTGGTGGAGGAGGAGTTTGCTCCGATTCTG ATCGAGATGCTCAAGTCGACGCTGGAGAGGTTCTTCACCAAGCCAGAGTACATGGCGCGCATCCTGAACGAGAAGCAGTTCCAGAGGCTGAGCGGCTTCCTGGCCGACCGCAGGGTGGCGTCTTCCGTGGTCCACGGCGGCCACTTCAACCCCAAGACGCT GAGCATGGAGCCCACGCTTCTGCTCAACCCTCCGCTCGACTCCGACATCATGACGGAGGAGATATTCGGCCCGCTGCTCCCGATCATCACG GTGAAGAAGATCGAAGACAGCATCAAGTTCCTCAGGTCCAAGCCCAAGCCGCTGGCGATCTACGCCTTCACCAGGAACGAGAAGCTGAAGCAACGCATCATAGACGAGACGTCGTCGGGGAGCATCACGTTCAACGACGCCATCGTGCAG TATGGCCTGGACAGCATCCCGTTCGGTGGCGTGGGGCACAGCGGGTTCGGCCAGTACCACGGCAAGTACTCGTTTGACATGTTCAGCCACAAGAAGGCGGTGCTCAAGAGGAGCTTCCTCGTCGAGTTCATGTTCCGCTACCCGCCGTGGGACGAGACCAAGATCGGAATGCTCAGGCGCGTCTACCGCTTCGACTACGTCTCGCTCTTCCTCGCGCTCATCGGCCTCAGGAGATGA
- the LOC100283188 gene encoding protein kinase APK1A: MLPAGCGLLSCLRLDKQGDAGRTDPRVADEPAASLGKGSGSSARRFAWAEIESVTAGFSSRVIGQGGFSTVYLACLSSSRLGAVKVQRSSERLHRAFRQELHVLLSLRHPHIVRLLGYCDEREEGVLVFEYAPNGDLHERLHGSGKAPLPWARRMAVAFQVAMALEHLHESRDPAVIHGDVKASNVLLDASLDAKLCDLGFAHVGFSAALQPPEASGARARASSAPRAVVMGSPGYVDPHFLRSGVATKKGDVYSFGVLLLELLTGREAICADTGRRLAAAVGPTLGEGRVAEAVDRRLGDEYDTHEAATVAALALRCIGDGPGTRPSMVEVVRELQEKTTALISAAGCKPAGKMGS; encoded by the exons ATGCTGCCCGCCGGGTGCGGCCTCCTCTCGTGCCTCCGCCTCGACAAGCAGGGCGACGCGGGCCGAACCGACCCCCGCGTCGCGGACGAGCCCGCCGCGTCGCTCGGCAAGGGCAGCGGGTCGTCGGCCAGGCGGTTCGCGTGGGCCGAGATCGAGTCCGTCACGGCGGGCTTCTCCTCCCGCGTCatcggccagggcggcttcagCACCGTCTACCTGGCCTGCCTCTCCTCCTCCCGCCTCGGCGCCGTCAAGGTGCAGCGCAGCAGCGAGCGCCTCCACCGCGCCTTCCGCCAGGAGCTCCACGTGCTCCTCTCGCTCCGCCACCCGCACATCGTCCGCCTGCTCGGCTACTGCGACGAACGAG AGGAAGGCGTGTTGGTCTTTGAGTACGCACCGAACGGCGACCTCCACGAGAGGCTCCACGGCAGCGGCAAGGCGCCGCTCCCGTGGGCGCGCCGCATGGCGGTGGCGTTCCAGGTGGCCATGGCGCTGGAGCACCTCCACGAGAGCCGCGACCCGGCGGTGATCCACGGCGACGTGAAGGCCTCCAACGTGCTGCTGGACGCCAGCCTCGACGCCAAGCTCTGCGACCTGGGCTTCGCGCACGTGGGCTTCTCGGCCGCGCTCCAGCCGCCGGAGGCCAGCGGGGCCAGGGCCAGGGCGTCGTCGGCGCCGCGCGCCGTCGTCATGGGCTCCCCGGGCTACGTGGACCCGCACTTCCTCCGCTCCGGCGTCGCCACCAAGAAGGGCGACGTGTACAGCTTCGGCGTGCTGCTGCTCGAGCTCCTCACGGGGAGGGAGGCCATATGCGCCGACACGGGGCGCCGGCTCGCCGCCGCGGTGGGTCCTACGCTCGGCGAAGGAAGAGTAGCGGAGGCAGTGGACCGGAGGCTCGGAGACGAGTACGACACGCACGAGGCGGCCACCGTGGCGGCGCTTGCGCTGCGGTGCATCGGCGACGGCCCCGGGACGCGGCCCTCCATGGTGGAGGTGGTTCGCGAGCTCCAGGAGAAGACGACCGCGCTGATCTCGGCCGCTGGATGCAAACCTGCCGGCAAGATGGGTTCCTGA